Proteins from one Mesotoga infera genomic window:
- a CDS encoding thioredoxin family protein, whose protein sequence is MKELTFGALRGHGGKTLVVFFSNGCGVCAAVKRKLESLEVDFPQWEFVSIDTEKYPETAGEYSVFTVPTVLILLEGRECNRWSRYFSIEEIVRYLERIDSLT, encoded by the coding sequence TTGAAGGAGCTCACATTCGGGGCGCTCAGAGGACACGGAGGGAAGACGCTGGTGGTTTTTTTCAGCAACGGCTGTGGTGTCTGTGCCGCCGTGAAAAGAAAGCTCGAGAGTTTGGAGGTTGACTTCCCGCAGTGGGAGTTCGTGAGTATCGATACGGAGAAGTACCCCGAAACGGCCGGGGAGTATTCTGTTTTCACCGTTCCTACGGTGTTGATCCTTCTGGAAGGCCGGGAATGTAACAGGTGGAGCAGGTATTTTTCGATCGAAGAGATCGTGAGATACCTCGAGAGGATAGACAGTCTGACGTGA
- a CDS encoding NUDIX hydrolase, whose amino-acid sequence MESTTAVLVPVFKICGDDHLVLTRRSRKISHPGQISFPGGHREDGETLLECAVREMEEEIGASPSRLEEVCPLGVTTTVTSGKVIVPFIGFIDRPFFRLNRSEVEDLVFLSIPALKYVSSEPIVMPSGKVTIRYRFPGFIVWGATARIIESSLDRIVELIDLRNRGMSLCNNGFIENKKE is encoded by the coding sequence TTGGAAAGCACCACGGCGGTTCTCGTACCGGTTTTCAAAATTTGCGGCGATGACCATCTTGTCCTCACCAGAAGATCGCGAAAGATAAGCCATCCCGGCCAGATAAGCTTCCCCGGCGGTCACCGCGAGGACGGCGAAACGCTGCTCGAATGTGCGGTGAGGGAGATGGAAGAAGAGATAGGCGCCTCTCCGTCACGTCTCGAAGAGGTCTGTCCGCTGGGCGTTACAACGACGGTCACGTCCGGCAAGGTGATCGTTCCCTTCATCGGATTCATCGATCGCCCCTTCTTCAGATTGAACAGATCGGAGGTTGAAGATCTTGTCTTTCTGTCCATACCGGCGCTGAAGTACGTATCGTCCGAACCTATCGTCATGCCGAGCGGAAAGGTGACGATCAGGTACAGGTTCCCCGGCTTCATAGTCTGGGGGGCGACGGCGCGGATAATCGAGAGCTCGTTGGACAGGATAGTCGAACTCATAGACCTGCGGAACAGGGGGATGTCGCTCTGTAACAATGGATTTATTGAAAATAAAAAGGAGTGA
- a CDS encoding glycoside hydrolase family 130 protein, which translates to MIVLKLERHPLNPLLSPISHHHWESRFVFNCAVIKRKGLFHMMYRAQGEDMVSRMGYAVSTDGVRFNRMENPVFTPASQWELYGVEDPRLTELEGRIYMQYTAYSPRGVRISMASTENFFQWERHGVIIPDVDNKDAALFPEKIAERYVMFHRIEPDMYLAFSEDLRKWTDFVSIAGPRKDGWDNLKIGVGAPPIKTEFGWLVLYHGVENTPRPTYRLGFMLLDLENPRKVLKRSQEPILEPEEEWEVFGGVPNVVFSDAMVEHEGKYYIYYGAADNHIALATIEKEKVFDWIGR; encoded by the coding sequence ATGATTGTGCTGAAACTCGAAAGACACCCGCTTAATCCTCTGCTTTCGCCGATTTCTCATCACCACTGGGAATCGAGGTTCGTCTTCAACTGCGCCGTGATAAAGCGCAAGGGGCTGTTTCACATGATGTACAGGGCCCAGGGCGAGGACATGGTCTCAAGGATGGGATACGCCGTATCGACCGACGGGGTTCGCTTCAACAGGATGGAAAACCCCGTCTTCACACCGGCCAGCCAGTGGGAGCTTTACGGCGTGGAAGATCCCAGGCTGACGGAACTGGAGGGCCGGATCTATATGCAGTACACGGCCTACTCTCCACGAGGGGTCAGGATTTCCATGGCTTCGACGGAGAACTTCTTTCAATGGGAAAGGCACGGTGTGATAATACCGGACGTGGACAACAAAGACGCCGCGCTATTTCCAGAAAAGATCGCCGAAAGGTACGTTATGTTCCACAGAATAGAACCGGACATGTATCTCGCATTTTCGGAGGATTTAAGAAAGTGGACCGACTTCGTGTCTATTGCCGGACCAAGAAAAGACGGCTGGGATAACCTCAAGATAGGCGTAGGCGCTCCGCCAATAAAGACGGAGTTCGGCTGGCTCGTGCTTTACCACGGTGTGGAAAACACACCCCGGCCGACGTACAGACTCGGTTTCATGTTGCTCGATCTGGAAAATCCGCGCAAAGTTCTTAAGCGTTCGCAAGAACCTATCCTCGAACCGGAAGAGGAGTGGGAGGTCTTCGGCGGCGTTCCAAACGTGGTCTTTTCCGACGCCATGGTCGAGCACGAAGGCAAATACTATATCTATTACGGCGCGGCAGATAATCACATAGCGCTGGCCACGATAGAAAAAGAGAAAGTCTTCGACTGGATCGGGAGGTGA
- a CDS encoding dipeptidase has translation MAATSFACTTLIVTKGASADGSMIVAHSDDNDLSDQRIIYVPAQDHEPGSLRPVYCTAVAVGEFPQYNSFIYPRIVSSRAPAYNTKEYLPSIPIGMIPQVPHTYAYFDGSYGIMNEHQLMFGECTDGAKIQIGPEPGRRIFYSSELSRVALERCKTAREAVELIGFLIEEYGYYGTGETLPVADPNEAWIIEMAPSPEGTGGLWVAKRVPDGEVFVAANQFRIREIDPEDPDILFGKTLHEVAEKYGWWKPEDGLLDWLRTVSLGEYNHPYYSLRRVWRLFSLIAPGMDLSPWVEDGFTREYPFSIKPDKKLTVRDVMNLYRDHYEGTEFDLTKGIAAGPFGYPDRFYGPYDGQGDVGDPSRELGGAWERPISVTYCGYTYVCQGRDWLPDQLGGLMWIGLDKPADTCFIPFYAGVNALPYSLQVCDTSKFSRDSAWWAFNFVSNWAGLKYSYMHEDIKLMQEKYETLSLSRLQEVESYVAGIISTRPEKAVKYLTEFCAGNFDEIVKAWWAFSEYLIVRYNDGFINEKGKMAQPVGYPQDWLDRTDWSEGPTSYEKGNK, from the coding sequence ATGGCTGCAACTTCTTTTGCATGTACCACGTTAATTGTGACAAAGGGCGCGAGCGCCGATGGATCGATGATTGTTGCCCATTCGGACGATAATGATCTTTCCGATCAAAGAATCATCTATGTGCCTGCACAGGATCATGAACCGGGCTCGTTAAGGCCGGTGTACTGCACGGCAGTCGCCGTGGGTGAGTTCCCCCAGTACAACAGCTTCATCTATCCGAGAATCGTGTCTTCAAGGGCTCCGGCCTACAACACCAAAGAATACCTTCCGTCGATACCTATCGGCATGATTCCACAGGTTCCACATACTTACGCGTACTTCGACGGATCGTACGGAATCATGAACGAGCATCAGTTGATGTTTGGCGAATGTACCGATGGAGCAAAGATTCAGATCGGACCCGAGCCGGGTAGAAGGATATTCTATTCCTCCGAGTTATCGCGTGTCGCCCTGGAGCGTTGCAAGACCGCCCGCGAGGCGGTTGAGCTCATTGGTTTCCTGATCGAGGAATATGGATATTACGGTACGGGCGAGACGCTCCCGGTTGCCGATCCCAACGAAGCGTGGATAATTGAGATGGCTCCGTCTCCGGAAGGCACGGGGGGATTATGGGTGGCAAAAAGAGTACCGGACGGAGAGGTATTTGTAGCCGCCAACCAGTTCCGAATAAGGGAGATCGATCCCGAGGACCCCGACATTCTCTTCGGAAAGACGCTTCACGAAGTCGCAGAGAAGTACGGCTGGTGGAAGCCGGAAGATGGCCTCCTCGACTGGCTAAGGACCGTCAGCCTCGGCGAGTACAACCATCCCTATTACTCCCTGCGAAGAGTGTGGCGCCTGTTTTCTCTTATCGCCCCGGGGATGGACCTCTCTCCATGGGTAGAAGATGGATTCACTCGAGAGTACCCCTTTTCGATAAAACCGGACAAAAAGCTCACGGTGAGAGACGTGATGAACCTTTATAGAGACCACTACGAAGGAACGGAGTTTGACCTCACAAAAGGAATAGCCGCCGGGCCGTTCGGTTATCCCGATAGATTTTACGGTCCGTACGATGGACAGGGCGACGTTGGCGACCCTTCCCGTGAGCTGGGAGGGGCCTGGGAAAGGCCGATTTCGGTAACATACTGTGGATACACTTACGTCTGTCAGGGAAGGGACTGGCTTCCCGATCAGCTGGGAGGATTGATGTGGATAGGGCTCGACAAACCGGCCGACACCTGTTTCATCCCATTCTATGCAGGAGTAAACGCCCTCCCGTATTCCTTGCAGGTCTGTGATACCTCAAAGTTCAGCAGGGACAGCGCATGGTGGGCTTTCAACTTCGTTTCGAACTGGGCAGGCCTGAAATACAGTTATATGCATGAAGATATCAAATTGATGCAAGAAAAGTACGAAACGCTTTCCCTGAGTCGTCTTCAAGAAGTTGAGTCGTATGTTGCCGGGATCATTTCTACCAGGCCGGAGAAAGCCGTAAAATATCTGACGGAGTTCTGCGCGGGCAATTTCGATGAAATCGTCAAGGCGTGGTGGGCTTTTTCCGAGTACCTGATAGTTAGATATAACGATGGATTCATAAATGAAAAGGGGAAGATGGCTCAGCCTGTCGGGTATCCTCAAGACTGGTTGGATCGCACGGACTGGTCTGAAGGACCTACTTCTTACGAGAAGGGGAACAAATAG
- a CDS encoding iron-containing alcohol dehydrogenase, whose amino-acid sequence MLDFVFSNATKIIFGRGTEMKTGQEISRYGKKVLLHYGGGSIKKSGLYDRIVESLRKAGVEAIELGGVMPNPRLSLVREGIELCRKHGIGSILAVGGGSVIDSAKAIGIGVPYTGDVWDFYSTGRKVEEMLPLGVVLTIPAAGSESSGGSVITNEDGLYKRSANSVNMRPKFAIMNPELTFTLPPYQTAVGAVDIMSHVMERYFTNVKNVDFTDRLCEATLKTMIVNTPIVLKEPDNYEARAEIMWASTIAHNDLLGTGRIGDWATHGIEHELSAIYDIAHGGGLAIMWPAWMKYVYKHDIERFAQFACRVWNVEPDFRNPEKTALEGIESLKGFFLSLGIPVTLTGAGIPSDRFEEMARKATEKGPLGNFVRLKKEDVEKIYRLAL is encoded by the coding sequence ATGCTTGATTTCGTATTCAGCAACGCAACCAAAATAATCTTCGGGAGAGGAACGGAAATGAAAACCGGCCAGGAGATATCGCGCTACGGCAAGAAGGTTTTGCTTCATTACGGCGGCGGGAGCATAAAGAAATCCGGTCTGTACGACAGAATAGTCGAGAGCCTTCGCAAAGCCGGTGTCGAGGCGATAGAGCTTGGCGGGGTGATGCCCAACCCGAGGCTTTCACTCGTCAGGGAAGGAATAGAACTGTGCAGAAAACACGGGATCGGCTCCATTCTTGCGGTGGGTGGCGGAAGCGTCATCGATTCGGCCAAAGCGATAGGCATAGGCGTTCCCTACACGGGAGACGTCTGGGATTTCTATTCTACCGGCAGGAAGGTCGAGGAGATGCTTCCGCTGGGAGTCGTTCTGACGATACCGGCGGCCGGCAGCGAATCGAGCGGCGGTTCGGTAATTACCAACGAAGACGGCCTTTACAAGCGCTCCGCAAACAGTGTCAACATGCGACCGAAATTCGCGATCATGAACCCCGAACTGACCTTCACCCTGCCGCCTTACCAGACGGCAGTCGGCGCTGTTGACATAATGTCGCACGTAATGGAAAGGTACTTCACCAACGTCAAAAACGTTGACTTCACCGATAGATTGTGCGAGGCAACGTTGAAAACGATGATAGTCAACACGCCGATCGTCCTGAAAGAACCCGACAATTACGAGGCCAGGGCCGAGATAATGTGGGCCTCGACGATAGCCCACAACGATCTTCTCGGGACCGGAAGGATCGGCGACTGGGCGACGCACGGCATAGAACACGAGTTGAGCGCCATCTACGACATAGCCCATGGCGGGGGACTGGCGATAATGTGGCCCGCGTGGATGAAGTATGTCTATAAGCACGATATAGAAAGGTTCGCGCAGTTCGCCTGCAGAGTCTGGAATGTGGAGCCGGATTTCAGGAACCCCGAAAAGACGGCCCTCGAGGGCATAGAGAGCCTGAAAGGCTTCTTCTTGAGCCTTGGCATTCCAGTAACGCTCACCGGCGCGGGTATTCCGTCGGACAGGTTCGAAGAAATGGCGCGAAAGGCCACCGAAAAAGGACCGCTGGGGAATTTCGTAAGACTCAAAAAAGAAGACGTGGAGAAGATTTACAGACTGGCGCTTTGA
- a CDS encoding glycoside hydrolase family 130 protein: MKFFLTLVAMLLCVAALGVSIRFDDLYRVERYSDLPLLMPQGIGWESKAVFNPTAIVVDSIVHMFYRSEDWSGVGRWNGTSRIGKATSSDGFDFTREASPAIEPTETYELPGGCEDPRIVRVDDLYIMTYTGYDGGKARLCIATSHDLATWEKLGPVFSNDTWSKSGAIVPAKINGNYYMYFGDSSIKLAYSKDLKNWTVYPRPVLEPRQDKFDSRLVEPGPAPLITEEGILLIYNSADFSTIYRPGAALFAIDNPRNLLKRTDVSLMEPELSWEKLGQVPNVIFIEGAVVVGNRLILYYGAADTYIGAAVVGLAW, translated from the coding sequence TTGAAGTTTTTTTTGACTCTGGTGGCGATGCTCCTGTGCGTGGCTGCGCTTGGGGTCTCGATCAGGTTCGACGACCTTTACAGAGTCGAAAGATACTCGGATCTGCCCCTTCTGATGCCACAGGGTATAGGCTGGGAGAGCAAGGCCGTCTTCAACCCGACGGCGATAGTAGTCGATTCAATCGTGCATATGTTCTACAGATCGGAGGATTGGTCCGGTGTCGGCAGGTGGAACGGGACATCGCGCATAGGCAAGGCCACTTCGAGCGACGGCTTCGATTTCACCAGAGAGGCCTCACCGGCGATTGAGCCGACCGAAACCTACGAACTGCCCGGCGGCTGTGAGGATCCGCGAATAGTCAGGGTAGATGATCTGTATATAATGACTTACACGGGCTACGACGGAGGAAAGGCCAGACTCTGTATCGCGACGTCTCACGACCTTGCGACCTGGGAGAAACTGGGGCCGGTTTTCAGCAACGATACATGGTCGAAGTCAGGGGCGATCGTGCCTGCAAAGATAAACGGAAACTATTATATGTATTTCGGCGACTCGTCTATAAAACTGGCCTATTCGAAGGATCTGAAAAACTGGACCGTCTATCCCAGGCCCGTGCTGGAGCCGAGGCAGGACAAGTTCGACAGCAGGCTTGTAGAACCGGGGCCGGCGCCGCTGATAACAGAAGAAGGTATCCTGCTCATCTACAACAGCGCCGACTTCTCCACTATATACAGGCCGGGGGCAGCTCTGTTCGCCATAGACAATCCGAGAAACCTTCTCAAGAGAACCGATGTGTCGCTGATGGAACCGGAACTGTCCTGGGAAAAGCTGGGACAGGTGCCGAACGTTATCTTCATAGAGGGCGCAGTGGTGGTAGGAAATAGACTGATCCTCTATTACGGCGCCGCGGACACATATATAGGAGCGGCGGTGGTAGGACTGGCGTGGTAG
- a CDS encoding LacI family DNA-binding transcriptional regulator yields the protein MAAKLSDVAKLAGVSTATVSRVLNGSGYVSKKAREKVVSAVDELEYRPSRVASYLASKKLDFDIGVLAGKKVSKILRDSSDQFYTIVFKGIQEFCEANNMNYSLFTVEEFPGDLDGYLLVGGEINEENVKKSKATGKPVVLVDQYLAGVKVDCIVSDGYDGAVYGIKKLLSGGLKRIVNIHGPLSHFGFKDRYDGYVAAMESAGYLPRSFEYDEDNDNMGAIIDLMLSRYGLPDAVFGCNDTAAIRAMEELKARNIGIPEDVSVMGFDDIVNAAVSSPALTTFKIFKREMGVAAARRLLNLLMNSEPHPMKISLFTEFVRRESTTV from the coding sequence ATGGCGGCCAAGCTTTCAGATGTGGCAAAACTTGCGGGAGTCTCCACGGCCACTGTCTCCAGAGTCTTGAACGGTAGCGGGTATGTCTCGAAAAAAGCCAGAGAGAAGGTTGTTAGCGCGGTTGACGAACTCGAATACAGGCCTTCCAGGGTCGCGAGTTACCTGGCCAGCAAAAAACTGGATTTCGATATAGGCGTTCTTGCAGGAAAAAAGGTCTCTAAAATTCTCCGGGACAGTTCCGACCAGTTTTACACCATAGTATTCAAAGGGATTCAGGAGTTCTGTGAAGCCAACAATATGAATTACAGTCTCTTCACGGTTGAGGAGTTCCCGGGGGATCTTGACGGGTACCTTCTTGTGGGAGGAGAGATAAACGAGGAGAACGTTAAAAAGAGCAAGGCTACTGGAAAACCGGTCGTGCTGGTCGATCAATATCTGGCCGGGGTGAAAGTCGATTGCATAGTCTCCGATGGCTACGACGGGGCCGTTTACGGTATAAAGAAGCTCCTCTCGGGCGGATTGAAAAGGATAGTGAACATCCACGGTCCGCTCTCGCACTTCGGCTTCAAGGATCGTTACGACGGATACGTCGCGGCCATGGAATCGGCCGGTTATCTGCCCAGATCCTTCGAGTACGACGAGGACAACGACAACATGGGAGCGATCATAGATCTGATGCTTTCGAGATACGGACTCCCCGACGCCGTCTTCGGCTGTAACGACACGGCCGCGATAAGGGCGATGGAGGAGTTAAAGGCGCGTAATATAGGGATACCGGAAGATGTATCTGTCATGGGTTTCGACGACATAGTGAACGCGGCCGTGTCATCGCCGGCCCTTACGACCTTCAAGATATTCAAGCGAGAAATGGGCGTGGCGGCAGCGAGGAGGCTTCTGAATCTCTTGATGAACAGCGAGCCACACCCGATGAAGATATCGCTATTCACCGAGTTCGTAAGACGTGAGAGTACAACCGTGTAA
- a CDS encoding extracellular solute-binding protein — MKKSIFLMLIVCLSIAAIGVELVFWTAPNPLQEKFWKETVAEWNANNPDIQIKWSTIPAAGSSEEAILTAIASGRIPDISTNIFSGFAAQLIEADVLVPLDSFPDFWDLVDARKMRPIVEKWKFGKNYYVFPIYSNPIMMWWRMDILRELGYDKPPRTYSEIYEISSKYSIPNERFGTLVVMGRNWYDRWFDFITYYYAASGGKPYLDVEKARALFNNDAGKEVVGFIDKMFRNNWTAVDLGSNPFYTGVVLGGIFGPWEINQAKSLFPDVFDDIVITPPPVPDSYPADEPIYTFADTKGLVMFATSKHKEAAWKFIKWVYSDIEKDRRWMETTNLPPAREDLLTNPIFKEYMDGNPYFAAYASHVAYAVPPALTTKTVEVQDIMTTFLIETIMYGKSDPLSALSDSSSRVRKELF; from the coding sequence GTGAAGAAGAGCATTTTCTTGATGTTGATTGTCTGCCTTTCGATCGCCGCGATCGGTGTCGAGTTGGTATTCTGGACCGCCCCTAATCCGCTTCAGGAGAAGTTCTGGAAAGAGACCGTCGCCGAGTGGAACGCCAACAACCCCGATATCCAGATCAAGTGGTCAACGATACCCGCTGCCGGGAGCTCCGAGGAAGCTATTTTGACGGCAATAGCTTCGGGCAGGATACCGGACATTTCCACCAATATCTTCTCGGGCTTTGCGGCCCAGCTTATAGAGGCCGACGTACTCGTGCCGCTGGATTCATTTCCGGATTTCTGGGATCTGGTGGATGCGAGAAAGATGAGACCTATCGTCGAGAAGTGGAAGTTTGGAAAGAATTACTATGTCTTTCCGATCTACTCCAACCCCATAATGATGTGGTGGAGAATGGACATACTCAGGGAACTGGGTTACGACAAGCCACCCAGAACATATTCAGAGATATACGAAATCAGTTCTAAGTATTCCATACCGAACGAGAGGTTCGGGACCCTCGTCGTGATGGGAAGGAACTGGTACGACCGCTGGTTCGACTTCATCACGTACTACTACGCGGCCAGCGGCGGGAAGCCGTACCTCGATGTCGAGAAGGCCAGAGCGCTCTTCAACAACGATGCAGGCAAGGAAGTGGTCGGCTTCATAGACAAAATGTTCCGCAACAACTGGACGGCCGTCGATCTCGGTTCCAATCCCTTCTACACGGGGGTCGTGCTCGGCGGCATCTTCGGTCCCTGGGAGATCAACCAGGCTAAAAGCCTCTTCCCCGACGTTTTCGACGATATAGTAATAACACCGCCGCCCGTTCCCGACAGTTATCCGGCCGATGAACCGATCTACACCTTCGCCGATACCAAGGGTCTGGTGATGTTCGCTACCTCCAAGCACAAGGAGGCCGCCTGGAAGTTCATAAAGTGGGTCTATTCAGACATAGAGAAGGACCGCAGATGGATGGAGACCACCAATCTACCGCCCGCCAGGGAGGACCTGCTGACTAACCCGATCTTCAAAGAGTATATGGACGGCAATCCCTACTTCGCGGCCTACGCGAGCCACGTGGCCTATGCGGTGCCGCCTGCGCTGACCACCAAGACCGTAGAGGTTCAGGATATAATGACGACGTTCCTGATTGAGACGATAATGTACGGAAAATCCGATCCGTTGAGCGCTCTGAGCGATTCGTCCAGCAGAGTGAGGAAGGAGCTGTTCTGA
- a CDS encoding carbohydrate ABC transporter permease, whose amino-acid sequence MAVKKRLKTVEAIKGWSLSGMYLVYTAIFWGYPFVWLIILALSKWNFLTPRRFIWFDNFIKLFQDELFWRVFINTFNFMLYFIPIVISFSLLFALGLKRVKLFRTFFILAFLVANVSSGVSYSIIFQKLFAVNGPLNDLTRALFGVTIPWFSSPQLATLSIAIMVTWKFIGYYGLIFFSGLQAIPQSLYEAAELDGAGKWTKFFKITVPLLNPSIVMVLVLSLTLTFGIFTEPFLITGGGPMRTTYTFQMLIYSTAFQKINPGYASSLAIVVALLSYGCVLLTRKLVEREVELA is encoded by the coding sequence TTGGCAGTGAAGAAAAGACTGAAAACGGTCGAGGCGATAAAGGGCTGGTCGCTCTCGGGGATGTATCTGGTCTATACGGCGATCTTCTGGGGCTACCCCTTCGTCTGGCTGATAATACTGGCGCTGTCGAAATGGAATTTTCTTACGCCCCGAAGGTTCATCTGGTTCGACAATTTCATAAAGCTTTTTCAGGACGAGCTGTTCTGGAGAGTCTTTATAAACACCTTCAATTTCATGCTTTACTTCATCCCCATAGTGATAAGTTTCTCGCTGCTCTTCGCGCTGGGCCTGAAAAGGGTGAAACTCTTCAGAACGTTTTTCATACTGGCCTTTCTCGTTGCCAACGTGTCTTCCGGTGTATCGTACTCGATTATCTTCCAGAAACTCTTCGCGGTGAACGGGCCGTTGAACGATCTGACGAGAGCCCTCTTCGGCGTTACGATCCCCTGGTTCAGCAGCCCGCAACTGGCAACGCTCTCGATCGCCATTATGGTCACATGGAAGTTCATAGGCTACTACGGGTTGATCTTCTTCTCGGGGCTGCAGGCTATTCCCCAGTCTCTGTACGAGGCCGCCGAGCTGGACGGAGCGGGGAAGTGGACGAAGTTCTTCAAGATCACCGTTCCGCTCCTGAATCCTTCGATAGTGATGGTTCTGGTACTCTCGTTAACCCTCACCTTCGGGATATTCACCGAGCCCTTCCTGATAACCGGCGGGGGTCCTATGAGAACGACTTACACTTTCCAGATGTTGATCTACTCGACAGCCTTCCAGAAGATCAATCCGGGGTACGCCTCCTCGCTCGCGATCGTTGTGGCGCTACTGAGCTACGGCTGCGTACTCCTGACCAGAAAGTTGGTCGAGAGGGAGGTGGAACTGGCATGA
- a CDS encoding carbohydrate ABC transporter permease, whose product MKKFWQIALYVFLFVASILWIYPYIWMVLASFKPANEIYGQFLPSRLTLEHYRFILQAADQMDRPFMLALGNSILISVTVTLGVLVTSALVGFALSRLQFKGRNMIFNFIIFQMIFPGFMFVVPLYVLIKNLGLIDTRTAVVLPSLVSAWGVFMFTQSFRAVPGEYLEAAKMDGANDLWIIARVLVPLTSSTASIVGLFTFIGIWDNFMWPLIIVSDYSKMPLSVLLASFNMQYGSYLGPVLAGSVLQTMPMVIIFLVFRKYFLQGISMSLK is encoded by the coding sequence ATGAAGAAATTCTGGCAGATAGCGCTTTATGTATTTCTCTTTGTTGCCTCGATCCTCTGGATCTATCCCTATATATGGATGGTGCTTGCCTCTTTCAAGCCGGCGAACGAGATCTACGGACAGTTTCTGCCCAGCAGGCTCACGCTGGAGCATTACAGGTTCATTCTGCAGGCCGCCGACCAGATGGATCGTCCCTTCATGCTGGCCCTGGGAAACTCTATACTCATCTCGGTTACCGTTACGCTGGGAGTACTGGTGACATCGGCGCTGGTGGGATTCGCCCTGTCCAGGCTGCAGTTCAAGGGGAGGAACATGATCTTCAACTTCATAATCTTCCAGATGATCTTCCCCGGCTTCATGTTCGTTGTGCCGCTGTACGTGCTCATAAAGAATCTGGGTTTGATAGACACAAGGACGGCCGTCGTCTTGCCTTCGCTCGTTTCAGCCTGGGGCGTCTTCATGTTCACCCAGTCCTTCAGGGCCGTTCCAGGCGAGTATCTGGAGGCGGCGAAGATGGACGGGGCCAACGATCTCTGGATAATCGCCAGGGTGCTGGTTCCCCTCACCAGTTCCACCGCCTCGATAGTGGGGCTTTTCACCTTCATCGGTATATGGGACAATTTTATGTGGCCGTTGATAATCGTGAGCGATTACTCGAAGATGCCGCTATCGGTTTTATTGGCCAGCTTCAACATGCAGTACGGCAGCTACCTCGGGCCAGTGCTGGCCGGCTCGGTCCTGCAAACTATGCCGATGGTCATTATATTTCTGGTATTCAGAAAATACTTCCTGCAGGGAATATCTATGTCATTGAAATAG
- a CDS encoding KamA family radical SAM protein, whose product MQKPKYLTKVDLIEGLSEDQIEQMKEVTERFPFRANDYYLSLIDWDDPNDPVRRIIMPDIEELDEWGEMDASNEHLYSVVPGLEHKYEDTALLLVSKVCGSFCRFCFRKRLFSTENREVASDVGPGIEYIRKHREITNVLLTGGDSLILSTDKLSDIVGRLREIEHVGIIRFGSKMVAFNPYRIINDPALPEMIRKYSTCEKRIYIMAHFNHPRELTDVALEGLNILRNAGAVVCNQTPMIRGVNDNVDTMAELFRKLSFAGIPPYYVFQCRPTRGNHTYAVPAEEGYTVFKKAIDRVSGLAKRARFVMSHATGKIEYVGIDENKIYMKYHRAADPRRYDLFMAFDRNPDAYWLDDYVDPDSLV is encoded by the coding sequence TTGCAGAAACCAAAATACCTTACAAAGGTAGATTTGATCGAGGGGCTGAGCGAAGATCAGATCGAGCAGATGAAGGAAGTGACAGAGCGGTTCCCTTTCAGGGCCAACGACTATTACCTGAGCCTCATAGACTGGGACGACCCGAACGATCCCGTAAGAAGGATCATAATGCCGGATATCGAAGAGCTCGACGAGTGGGGGGAGATGGACGCCTCAAACGAGCATCTATACAGTGTCGTTCCGGGTCTGGAACACAAATACGAAGACACCGCCCTGCTGCTGGTTTCAAAGGTTTGTGGCAGCTTCTGTAGATTTTGCTTCAGGAAGAGGCTCTTCTCGACGGAAAACAGAGAAGTCGCCAGCGACGTCGGCCCCGGGATCGAGTACATAAGAAAGCACAGAGAGATAACCAACGTACTCCTCACCGGTGGAGATTCCCTGATCCTCTCAACCGACAAACTTTCCGACATAGTCGGGCGGCTTCGCGAGATCGAACATGTGGGAATCATAAGGTTTGGGAGCAAGATGGTGGCCTTCAACCCTTACAGGATAATCAACGATCCCGCGCTACCTGAGATGATCAGAAAGTACAGCACATGCGAGAAGAGGATTTATATCATGGCGCACTTCAATCATCCCAGAGAACTTACGGACGTCGCCTTGGAAGGATTGAACATTCTGAGAAATGCCGGCGCGGTCGTATGCAATCAGACTCCCATGATAAGGGGCGTTAACGACAACGTAGATACCATGGCCGAGCTCTTCAGGAAGCTGTCGTTCGCGGGAATCCCGCCCTACTACGTTTTCCAGTGCAGGCCGACCAGGGGCAACCACACCTACGCCGTGCCCGCGGAGGAGGGATACACGGTCTTCAAGAAGGCCATAGACAGGGTGTCCGGTCTGGCCAAACGAGCGAGGTTCGTTATGTCTCACGCGACGGGAAAGATAGAGTACGTGGGCATCGACGAAAACAAGATATACATGAAATACCACAGGGCGGCCGACCCGAGAAGGTACGATCTCTTCATGGCCTTCGACAGGAATCCCGACGCTTACTGGTTGGACGATTACGTCGATCCCGACTCACTGGTATAG